ACATCACATCGGCTCATCGCCTCATCGCCTCCAACCCATAACCCATAACCTCCAACCCATAACCTCCAACCCATAACCCGTTCCCACTACTTATTCCTTCTCTTTTTCTCCCTTATAGTCGTACGTACCATCACTTAAGCTCATCGTTCGCTTTCCGAAATTGCTGGATTGTGCATAATTTCTATTGACGAACTTCGATACTTTTTCGTTTTTCAAGTTAATCAGACCTAAAGCATCATCTAAATAGACTGGTGCAAGTCCATACGAAAAAGGGCCATTAACCTCACTATACATAAAAGGAATAACCGTTTTATTATTTGCATCTACAAACCCCCATTTGCCGTTCTGTTTTACAGCAAATAACACATCTGCAGGTAATAAATCAACCATATCAGAAAAAGCATTGGCTTGCTCATACTGAATAGGAACAACGATTTTTCCTTCTGCATTCATAAAACCGTATTTATCCTTTTTCTTGACGATAAAATAGCCTTTGTTTGCTACAGAAACCTGATCTACATGAGCCATTTTTTGAGGCGTAAGACTCTTGTTGTTTAAAAGATAATAAGAATCTCCCGATTCGATTAACGCATAATGATATTCCTCGCTTACTTCAACGTGATCTACCTGCATGATTTTAGTATTCGTTGCATCCACCAACACCTGAGGTGATTCGTCATCCTCTTTTATTATCGCATAATTATTCAATACGCTACTTACACTATAATAGGTCAATGGTTGCATTTCGAATTTATCATTCAAATAAAAGTATTGTCTTTCTGTAGCAAAGAAATAGTCATTGAGGGACGTATAGGAGTCTGAAAACTCTTTAATTAACTTTAAATCCGCATTGTATATCAAGGTCTTATCTTCTTCGTATGAAATAAAACGAGATTTTGGTTCGTAATTCAACAGTGTCTTTGTGATCTTTTTCTCGTAGGTTTCGCTATTGAAATACAGCACAAGTTGGTCCATAGGCGCTCCAAACTCATAATACAAATAACGCGCTTCTTCAGATTGATCAACTTTAGTTAACCATAGCTCTTCTAATTTGCTTAGTTTACCCGCTACAGCCTTTTTGAATTCAGCATGTTCCAGCTCCATATTATCCTCCGCAAAATCCAAAACCTCCTCGATATCTTTCAAGTATTCCTTTATGAAAAGATCAAATTGATCGGGGTGCATACCTGATCGTTGTGATCGATAGCTACTTACTCGTTTTTTATTTTTTAATAGTGCTTGAATCTCATCAAATTCTAAATCGCCTGCTGCTGTTTTGAGTAATACGCTTTTATCCGTTACCTCAACCACTTCAATATCTACCCCACGGTATCTTGTTTTTTGATGTAGTTTGGCAGGAAGTACAAGACTGTCTAACTTTTTAACCGTTGAAAAAGTCATTTCAATGTCTATTTTAGCTACCGCTTTAGTCAATGCAAGTCCTGCTGCAAAATAAGTATTGATATTCGTTTGATCCTCTATCGTTTGCGTGCTACCATCGTGATAATACACTTTCTTCACATAAATAGGCGCTTTGATATCATCTAGTGAACGATAGACTGCTGGGTCCTTAACCAATTGTATGGTAACAAAACCATCCGCCATTACATCAGTAAACTGAATATTGGTTTTTGTAATTTCATCAATCTGAGCCTCATACTCCTTTTGATTAAACGCCAGTTTTAACGGCGCTACTTCTGACGGTGTTCTCGGTTTATCATTATCCGTACCAAATAAACGTACAAAACCCTTTAAAGATTCTAAATCATCCTCAATCAAATCAATGTATTCTTCATTGGTTGTGGCGTTGCTGTATTTATCGAGATCCACTTGCGCTTGTGCAAATGAGCTAACTAAAAGAAACAACAAGATAGGCAGATACGTTTTCATCGGATAATTTTTAATTCGTTTGTATTGTTATCTATATAAAATAGAAAGGATATATTCTTGATGTAATCTAGACCAACTGCTTTTAAATAGGCCGTTTTGTCTACTGCTTCTAAGTAAGCCAATTTCCCATTAGCACTTATATGAAGTTTCGTTTGCTCTGCCGTTACTACTTTGAACGTTCTTTCAAGCATATACTCCAAATTGTCGTATTCATGGTATGATTTTAGTTCCGTATTGTTGTAGTTATACGTGTATTTTTCTAGGAAAGAATCATACAAAAGCTGCGTCATTGCATTGAGATTTTTATCTAAAATCAAAGTGGCATACGCTCGATAGAACTGTTTGATTTGTTCCTCTAAATTCTTTTCTTTACGCAAGTCTTTCCCCTTGGTCCATCCCGTTACGTTATAGGCTACAGGAGCTTTTAATTGGTGGTTGAATCGAATGTCTTTCTTAGTATAATCATTGCTTCCTGGGTAAGAATAGTATCTTGTATCTCCATTTTCGACAATCGTATCGGTTACATAGGTGCGATTGTTAAACAAATCAATCGTTTGTACCACCTCCCCTTTTCCGTTTATATATTCAATCGAAAACGATGCATAAGAACTTTTTGGAATTTTAGGCATTATCTTTCCCTCGTCATCAATACCAGGCGTAAGGAGAAAAGCTAAATCAATTGGCGTATCGGAATTTAGGATATACTTATTCAACGCAATGGACCCATACGTAGAATATTCATCCTCTTTATTTTTAGGTAAGATGGGAATACCATCCACCAGAATCGTTGGAACCACATTATAGCATGAAACTTGCAAGAAACAGGTAATTCCGTTTTCATTTGTCTTTAATTCCTCTGAGAGATTGGCTAAGGGATGATTCACTACCCTTGAAAATTTCATTATTAATTCAGCTTCTGTATTTTCTTGAATATCAGCATCTTTCCTTACTTCTACCGTAAAAACAAGGTCAAAAGCACGCGTAGCGACTGTATACTTGCGTTCATAATACTCCTGTTCTACGCTTAAGTTAGTAGGATACATTTGTTCGAGATACGCAATAAACTGATTCACTGCATTTTTTGTTGAAACATCAAGCGAACAAGAAAAGTAATCTTCATTAAAATAGACCTCCTTTACGGAGAACCCATTCCAACGTCCTTTATCATTTTTTCTAAAGTATGGATTACTGTGATCAAATGAATTCGCATGATATACTTTTTGGTAACTTTCTAAGGTCGTAAGTTGATCTAACACAACAGCAGACTGACCAAATAGAACAGCAGGAAGTAATGTGCTGAGTAGTAAAAATACTAATTTAATAGCGGTATGGGAGGTCCTCATTTTTTAAATTTGTGAATAAAAATACTAATTTACGAACTATATTAGCATTTAAAAATAATTCAGTACTTCTATCCGTATTCATTATTGTGCCTTGGTTTCATCAACAACGGATGGAGGCTTATTATTTTTTTATTAAATCAACCGATTCATGCAAGCATTTCTTCAAAAAAAAGACATTCAAATTTCAAGTAAGCGATACTTTATTGATGCTATGGGAGCCATGGCCTATGGGTTATTTGCAACGTTGCTTGTAGGGACAATCCTAAAAACCATAGGAGAAGAATTTAGTATTCCCTTTTTAAAAGAAGTGGTTTGGCCTTTTGCAAATCAGGCAACAGGTCCAGCAATCGCACTTGCGATTGCCTATAGCTTAAGAGCACCCCAATTGGTGTTGTTTTCTTCTGCTGTTGTGGGCATAGCAGCTTATCAATTAGGAGGTCCGTTGGGTGTGTTTCTAGCAACCATT
The window above is part of the Myroides odoratus DSM 2801 genome. Proteins encoded here:
- a CDS encoding WG repeat-containing protein → MKTYLPILLFLLVSSFAQAQVDLDKYSNATTNEEYIDLIEDDLESLKGFVRLFGTDNDKPRTPSEVAPLKLAFNQKEYEAQIDEITKTNIQFTDVMADGFVTIQLVKDPAVYRSLDDIKAPIYVKKVYYHDGSTQTIEDQTNINTYFAAGLALTKAVAKIDIEMTFSTVKKLDSLVLPAKLHQKTRYRGVDIEVVEVTDKSVLLKTAAGDLEFDEIQALLKNKKRVSSYRSQRSGMHPDQFDLFIKEYLKDIEEVLDFAEDNMELEHAEFKKAVAGKLSKLEELWLTKVDQSEEARYLYYEFGAPMDQLVLYFNSETYEKKITKTLLNYEPKSRFISYEEDKTLIYNADLKLIKEFSDSYTSLNDYFFATERQYFYLNDKFEMQPLTYYSVSSVLNNYAIIKEDDESPQVLVDATNTKIMQVDHVEVSEEYHYALIESGDSYYLLNNKSLTPQKMAHVDQVSVANKGYFIVKKKDKYGFMNAEGKIVVPIQYEQANAFSDMVDLLPADVLFAVKQNGKWGFVDANNKTVIPFMYSEVNGPFSYGLAPVYLDDALGLINLKNEKVSKFVNRNYAQSSNFGKRTMSLSDGTYDYKGEKEKE